ACGTAGTTCTCGCCTTCCCCCAGCCCCACCCGCACGCCCTTCCGCAGCCCCACGCCCTCGCCCACGCCGTAAGACGCTCACTCTCTGCTATAATTGGCCTCGATGACTCAGCCAAACCCACACCAAACCTTTCGCCCGGTCACCATCCCCCGGCGTGGGGAGGCCTACGCCTGGGCCAGCACCCTGCTCCTCCTGGGCGGCATGGCCTTGTGGACGCTGCTCGCCAACACCTCCCCACCGTGGCCCTTCTGGCTGCTGACCGCCTTTTTCAGCTTGAGCGCCCTGAGCATCAGCCTGGGCAACTGGATGGACCGCCGCACCCTGCTGCGCCTGCAGCCCGACGGCGTGTTCTTCACCAACGGCCTGCGGCGCGTGTTCCTGCCCTGGGAAGTCATCCACAGTGTGCGGATATCGCCCGACGAATTCGGCAAGCGCGTGCACATCCTCGGCCAGGGTGGACACTTCACCTTCCGCACCCTATCCCAGGTCAAAGTGGCTGGCCGCGTGCAGGGTGCCTTTGGCTTCACCGAGGGCGACGAGATTCTGTCGCACATCCTTTCCGCCGCTGGACTGGAGCAGCAGGAAACATCGGGCGAGGAACGCTATTACGGTCGTTAGCCCTGCTCCGAGGTCCAGCCCCCTTTGCCCGGACCTCGGGAGAGCCGTGCTCTCCCGCTTTTTCTGTTATCCCCGGATTTCGGGAGGTTTTCATGAATGTGCGTAAGATGAGCATCGACCAGCAGGTCGTCTACCTCATGCAAGGCACAAACTACGGCGACGAGACCTTGAAAGAGCAAATGGCCAAAGAACTGCGAGAGCGGCTCATCGAGGCCGAAAAGGAAGGACGCCCGCTACGGGTGTACTGCGGCTTCGACCCCCGCACTTCGGACCTGCACTTAGGCCACACCGTGCCCATGCGCAAACTGCGCCAGTTCCAGGAACTGGGCCACGAGGTGATCTTCCTCATCGGGAATTACACTTCCCTCATCGGCGACCCCTCGGACAAGGACAAACTGCGCCCCCAACTCACCCCTGAAGAGGTCGAGGCCAACGCCCGCACCTACGCCGAGCAGGCGTTCAAAATCCTGGACCCCGAGAAAACCATCATCGAGTACAACGCCAAATGGCTTTCCAAACTCACCTTCGCCGACCTGATCAAACTCGGCTCGTTGTTCACCGTGCAGCAGTTCCTCACCCGCGAGAACT
This portion of the Anaerolineae bacterium genome encodes:
- a CDS encoding PH domain-containing protein translates to MTQPNPHQTFRPVTIPRRGEAYAWASTLLLLGGMALWTLLANTSPPWPFWLLTAFFSLSALSISLGNWMDRRTLLRLQPDGVFFTNGLRRVFLPWEVIHSVRISPDEFGKRVHILGQGGHFTFRTLSQVKVAGRVQGAFGFTEGDEILSHILSAAGLEQQETSGEERYYGR